The proteins below come from a single Parageobacillus thermoglucosidasius genomic window:
- a CDS encoding sugar ABC transporter substrate-binding protein, whose product MKKMRKRIAVLLSTLLMAAGVLSGCGKSDSSGNEENGKVVTIKAQTIGAELTRVENLKKAAEKLNQELKEQGKDIQVKVETSSFDGGTDEYAKQFMLAFRSKKAPDIYTTGHENIGWLADGNYILPLDELKQSKAYADVFPSLWESVTYKGRIWGALQDTEARPVFYNKDVLRKLGWSEEEINSLPEKVKNGEFTLADMTKVAEEAVKKGLVPYGIIHRPVEGPDFHVMVYNFGGTLYDPKENKIVLDKTAVKKQLDYYDEIAQKKLIPKNLTQMEWSNIHKTVVNGKALFYYGGIWNVFNWAQDNFHEKLGKVDEKWVNEHLGMMLIPAAEKGGKPITLSHPFVYTVSAQTKHPELVKRLLELVADPALQAKHDVETFHLPVTENVLDHPTFQANQTLKNVAYMSEYTTFLPNHNGFPQYSKAVFNAIQSVELGKKTPEQALKDLETQLKNDLGDQLKIVE is encoded by the coding sequence ATGAAAAAAATGAGAAAACGAATCGCTGTCCTACTATCCACGTTATTGATGGCCGCGGGGGTTCTTTCCGGCTGCGGAAAGAGTGATTCATCTGGAAACGAAGAAAATGGGAAAGTCGTAACGATTAAAGCGCAGACGATCGGAGCGGAATTGACTCGGGTCGAAAACTTGAAGAAAGCGGCTGAAAAACTGAATCAGGAGCTGAAAGAACAAGGAAAAGACATTCAGGTCAAAGTGGAAACGAGTTCATTTGACGGCGGCACCGACGAATACGCGAAACAATTTATGCTCGCATTCCGTTCGAAAAAAGCGCCTGATATTTATACGACAGGACATGAAAACATCGGCTGGCTGGCCGACGGCAACTACATCCTTCCATTGGATGAATTGAAACAATCGAAGGCGTATGCGGATGTCTTTCCGTCCCTATGGGAGTCGGTAACATATAAAGGCCGTATTTGGGGTGCCTTACAAGACACGGAAGCACGTCCGGTTTTCTACAATAAAGATGTGTTGAGAAAGCTTGGCTGGAGTGAAGAAGAAATCAATTCCCTTCCGGAAAAAGTAAAAAACGGAGAGTTTACGTTAGCGGACATGACGAAAGTAGCGGAAGAAGCGGTGAAAAAAGGTTTGGTGCCATACGGCATCATCCATCGTCCGGTAGAAGGGCCTGATTTCCATGTGATGGTATACAATTTCGGCGGCACCTTGTACGATCCGAAAGAAAATAAGATTGTGTTGGACAAAACGGCGGTGAAAAAACAGCTCGACTATTATGATGAAATCGCGCAGAAAAAATTAATTCCGAAAAACTTGACGCAAATGGAGTGGAGCAATATCCATAAAACCGTCGTCAACGGCAAAGCGTTGTTCTATTATGGCGGCATTTGGAATGTATTTAACTGGGCTCAGGACAATTTCCACGAAAAACTTGGCAAAGTCGATGAAAAATGGGTGAACGAACATCTCGGCATGATGCTCATTCCAGCAGCGGAAAAAGGCGGTAAGCCAATTACGCTTTCACACCCGTTTGTATATACGGTTTCTGCGCAAACAAAACATCCAGAGCTTGTCAAACGCCTATTGGAGCTTGTAGCGGATCCGGCTTTGCAGGCCAAACATGATGTTGAAACATTCCATCTGCCTGTAACGGAAAACGTGCTGGACCATCCGACGTTCCAAGCAAATCAAACATTAAAAAATGTCGCGTATATGTCTGAATATACGACATTCTTGCCAAACCATAACGGATTCCCGCAATATTCGAAAGCGGTATTTAACGCGATCCAATCCGTAGAGCTTGGCAAAAAAACGCCGGAACAAGCGTTGAAAGATTTAGAAACACAGCTGAAGAACGATCTCGGCGATCAGCTAAAAATCGTTGAGTAA
- a CDS encoding LacI family DNA-binding transcriptional regulator: MSYTIKDIALRAGVSKSTVSRVISGKGFASQQAREKVFKAMKELQYKPNALARAMVSQRTNNIGVVVYYYHPHASIASHPFYGKIIDAILHKAKNLNYSVLVATDEEKSLKSVDYMVEKRVDGLILISGFRQEIADYIDQFHIPYVAVNASVEKENVIQLVHHDFKGGAYIAEHLYQLGHRRVFVIGGPQENHRLRLEGFRRRMRELGGEMTEEDVHVSSSFAFADGYKGLSAVWDRFRSRKPTALFATNDMLAMGAMKFLLEKGISIPDDIAVAGFGDIDYSSIFHPSLTTVHINQTKMGEDAVSWLDRLIKNEDVQKGKIEYEPTLVVRESTAGC; this comes from the coding sequence GTGAGCTACACCATTAAAGACATCGCTTTGCGGGCTGGTGTTTCAAAGTCGACAGTTTCGCGCGTCATTTCCGGAAAAGGCTTTGCAAGTCAACAAGCGCGGGAAAAAGTATTCAAAGCCATGAAAGAGCTGCAGTATAAACCAAACGCCTTGGCAAGGGCAATGGTTTCGCAGCGCACGAACAATATTGGCGTGGTCGTATATTATTATCATCCACATGCTTCTATCGCTTCACACCCGTTTTATGGCAAAATAATTGACGCCATTCTCCACAAAGCGAAAAACCTCAACTATTCCGTACTTGTTGCCACAGATGAAGAAAAATCGTTAAAATCGGTCGATTATATGGTAGAAAAGCGGGTAGACGGGCTTATTCTCATCAGCGGATTTCGCCAGGAAATCGCCGATTATATTGATCAATTTCATATTCCTTACGTCGCCGTCAACGCGTCTGTTGAAAAAGAGAATGTCATTCAGCTTGTCCATCATGACTTTAAAGGCGGAGCGTACATCGCCGAACACTTGTATCAGTTGGGGCATCGGCGGGTTTTCGTGATTGGCGGCCCACAGGAAAACCACCGCTTGCGGCTTGAGGGATTCCGCCGGCGCATGAGGGAGCTTGGCGGAGAGATGACGGAAGAAGATGTTCACGTTTCTTCTAGCTTTGCCTTCGCTGATGGGTATAAAGGGTTATCAGCTGTTTGGGATCGCTTCCGATCAAGAAAACCGACAGCGCTGTTCGCTACGAATGATATGCTGGCGATGGGCGCAATGAAATTTTTGTTGGAAAAAGGGATCAGCATCCCTGATGATATTGCTGTCGCCGGTTTTGGCGATATTGATTACTCGAGCATATTCCATCCTTCCTTAACGACCGTTCATATTAATCAGACTAAAATGGGAGAAGATGCGGTCTCTTGGTTAGACCGATTAATCAAAAATGAAGATGTCCAGAAAGGCAAAATTGAATATGAGCCAACTTTAGTCGTTCGAGAATCAACTGCTGGATGTTAA
- a CDS encoding carbohydrate ABC transporter permease, with product MRAAVRKWKLPAIMLGPFLALIFLFFFLPVVLIAILAFTNMDSAMRWEFAGLANFQKLLADPNIMKIIKNTALYVGFTLLINVGFGFVLGILTSYYIQKESVGLIFRTIWMLPRMSPPVVYVLLWLWFFDPSEYGVLNSLRALFHMEPVAWLHEYPMTAVILANGIIGASFGMIIFSSAIKSIPKDLFYAANVDGASQWSIIKDIIIPAVRWPLMFVTLWQFLSLITSYEYIFLLTNGGPLFESEVLALYSFHKAFQNFEFGYGSAISLVLVIIALIFSFMMWKWFGMQKMMRSSKIE from the coding sequence GTGAGAGCGGCGGTAAGGAAATGGAAGTTGCCGGCGATCATGCTTGGACCGTTTCTGGCGCTTATCTTTCTTTTCTTTTTTCTTCCCGTGGTTTTGATTGCCATATTGGCGTTTACGAACATGGATTCAGCCATGCGGTGGGAATTTGCAGGATTGGCAAATTTCCAAAAGCTGTTGGCAGACCCAAACATCATGAAGATTATAAAAAACACTGCGCTATATGTCGGTTTCACTTTGCTTATCAACGTAGGTTTTGGCTTCGTTTTAGGCATTTTAACCAGCTATTATATTCAAAAAGAGTCGGTTGGCTTAATTTTTCGGACAATTTGGATGCTGCCGAGAATGTCGCCGCCGGTCGTGTATGTCCTGCTTTGGCTATGGTTTTTCGATCCAAGCGAATATGGGGTGCTCAACAGTTTGCGGGCGCTCTTCCATATGGAACCGGTGGCGTGGCTCCATGAATATCCGATGACCGCCGTCATTTTAGCAAACGGAATCATTGGCGCATCGTTTGGGATGATTATTTTTTCGTCGGCGATTAAGTCCATTCCAAAAGATTTGTTTTACGCCGCCAATGTCGACGGGGCGTCGCAATGGTCGATCATTAAAGATATCATTATCCCTGCTGTCCGCTGGCCATTGATGTTCGTGACGCTTTGGCAATTTTTGTCCCTTATTACTTCGTACGAATATATTTTCTTGCTTACTAATGGCGGACCTTTGTTTGAAAGCGAAGTGCTTGCTTTATATTCTTTCCATAAGGCGTTCCAGAATTTCGAATTTGGCTATGGTTCAGCGATTTCCCTCGTTCTTGTCATCATCGCTTTAATTTTCTCGTTTATGATGTGGAAGTGGTTTGGCATGCAAAAAATGATGCGGTCTTCGAAAATCGAGTAA